The Roseofilum casamattae BLCC-M143 genome includes a window with the following:
- a CDS encoding 4Fe-4S single cluster domain-containing protein: MSSPRLLNLASWLPRSRANGPGTRMVIWVQGCPFRCANCQNSDYLPLQFNRVVTVDRVWELFQQQTGLAGMSFSGGEPFAQAVALADLAARVQKAGKTVVCWSGYRLEQLQEGEIPGARDLLARIDLLIDGLFVEGLAGDEVLRGSRNQRLHFLSGRIVKADLVDIPRQEWVFQDEQITYTGFPV; this comes from the coding sequence ATGTCGAGTCCTCGCTTGTTGAATTTAGCTTCATGGCTGCCTCGCTCTCGCGCTAACGGGCCGGGGACGCGGATGGTGATTTGGGTGCAAGGTTGTCCTTTTCGCTGTGCCAATTGCCAAAACTCGGATTATTTGCCGCTTCAGTTCAATCGAGTGGTGACGGTGGATCGGGTGTGGGAGCTATTTCAACAGCAAACGGGTTTAGCAGGAATGTCTTTTTCCGGTGGAGAACCTTTTGCTCAAGCGGTTGCTTTAGCCGATTTAGCCGCACGGGTACAAAAGGCTGGAAAGACCGTGGTCTGTTGGAGCGGTTATCGTTTAGAGCAGTTGCAGGAGGGAGAGATACCAGGAGCCAGGGATTTACTGGCTCGTATTGATTTGCTAATTGATGGTTTGTTTGTCGAGGGTTTAGCTGGAGATGAGGTGTTGCGAGGTTCGAGAAATCAGCGGTTGCACTTTCTCTCGGGGAGAATTGTTAAGGCGGATTTGGTCGATATTCCGCGTCAGGAGTGGGTATTTCAGGATGAGCAAATTACTTATACAGGCTTTCCAGTCTAG